The following proteins are encoded in a genomic region of Mycobacteriales bacterium:
- a CDS encoding AarF/ABC1/UbiB kinase family protein has translation MALSAEGLVRRAVGQDPAQVRQQLRDRSTARTRRVLGDLKGGALKTGQLLSTVEALFPQDPESTWREALTSLQDDAGALPFAEVEPVLRADLGADWRALFTAFDETATAAASLGQVHRATWAADGRDVAVKVQYPGVREALVADIRTLSAVSRLAALVARGLSLPPLVAELRDRLLEELDYRHEAQSQTAFRDALPSDEVVVPEVVRAGSRVLVMDWLAGTPLAEVARSGSRADRDAAASAYQLFLVSGPERCGLLHTDPHPGNFRWLPDGRLGVLDFGSTLALPGGMPSTFGRLIAALLSGDPSLVEQRLREEGFVRGPVEVDKLVDYMAPFSEPARHERFRFSRDWLRSEFGRVNDPRNPDFGVALQLDLPAEHLFTHRVWLGMVGVLCQLEAEVDVAPVLRRWLPGFA, from the coding sequence GTGGCGCTGTCGGCCGAGGGGCTGGTCCGCCGCGCCGTGGGCCAGGACCCCGCCCAGGTGCGACAGCAGCTGCGTGACCGGTCCACGGCACGGACCCGGCGGGTGCTGGGTGACCTCAAGGGCGGGGCGCTCAAGACCGGCCAGCTGCTGTCGACCGTCGAGGCGCTGTTCCCCCAGGACCCCGAGTCGACGTGGCGCGAGGCCCTGACCTCCTTGCAGGACGACGCCGGTGCGCTGCCCTTCGCCGAGGTCGAACCTGTCCTGCGCGCCGACCTCGGAGCCGACTGGCGGGCGCTCTTCACGGCCTTCGACGAGACGGCCACGGCGGCGGCGAGCCTCGGTCAGGTGCACCGCGCGACCTGGGCCGCCGACGGCCGCGACGTGGCGGTCAAGGTGCAGTACCCCGGGGTCCGCGAGGCCCTGGTCGCCGACATCCGCACCCTCAGCGCGGTCAGCCGGCTCGCCGCGCTGGTCGCCCGCGGGCTGTCGCTGCCACCGCTCGTCGCCGAGCTGCGCGACCGGCTGCTCGAGGAGCTCGACTACCGCCACGAGGCCCAGTCGCAGACCGCCTTCCGCGACGCGCTACCGAGCGACGAGGTCGTCGTCCCCGAGGTCGTGCGGGCCGGCTCGCGCGTGCTCGTCATGGACTGGCTCGCAGGGACGCCGCTGGCGGAGGTCGCCCGCTCCGGCAGCCGGGCCGACCGCGATGCCGCGGCCTCGGCGTACCAGCTCTTCCTGGTCTCCGGGCCCGAGCGCTGCGGGCTGCTCCACACCGACCCGCACCCCGGCAACTTCCGGTGGCTGCCCGACGGGCGGCTCGGCGTGCTCGACTTCGGCTCGACGCTGGCACTGCCCGGCGGTATGCCCTCGACGTTCGGGCGGCTGATCGCCGCGCTGCTCTCCGGCGACCCGAGCCTCGTCGAGCAGCGGCTGCGCGAGGAGGGCTTCGTGCGTGGGCCCGTCGAGGTCGACAAGCTCGTCGACTACATGGCGCCCTTCAGCGAGCCCGCGCGCCACGAGCGCTTCCGCTTCTCGCGCGACTGGCTGCGGTCGGAGTTCGGCCGGGTCAACGACCCGCGCAACCCCGACTTCGGCGTCGCGCTGCAGCTCGACCTGCCCGCCGAGCACCTGTTCACCCACCGGGTCTGGCTCGGGATGGTCGGCGTGCTGTGCCAGCTCGAAGCCGAGGTCGACGTCGCCCCCGTCCTGCGCCGCTGGCTGCCCGGGTTCGCGTAG
- a CDS encoding type II toxin-antitoxin system RelE/ParE family toxin, whose protein sequence is MGVSRPRACCRLADNSRRVGYELQFDLARLHSARRGDFRVLYRIDDDGAGVVIVTVDHRADVYRRR, encoded by the coding sequence ATGGGGGTTAGTCGACCGAGGGCTTGCTGTCGACTCGCGGACAACTCTCGCCGGGTCGGTTATGAGCTGCAGTTCGACCTGGCCCGCCTGCACTCTGCTCGCCGTGGAGACTTCCGTGTGCTCTACCGCATCGACGACGACGGAGCGGGCGTGGTCATCGTGACCGTCGACCACCGCGCCGACGTCTACCGCCGCAGGTAG
- a CDS encoding DsbA family oxidoreductase encodes MRIDIWSDVVCPWCYVGKRRLETALAQFPHPVEVVWHSFELDPSAPAERTGGYVDHLAAKYGRSLAEAQGMLDAMTETAAVEGLDFRFDLARGGSTFDAHRLLHLAAAKGLQGELKERLLRATFTEGEPIGHPEVLTRLAVSVGLEEAEVSWVLSGEAYADAVRQDEAEARRLGISGVPFFVVDGRYGVSGAQPAEVLLQVLEQGADQHSAEQHAGASCDDESCTV; translated from the coding sequence ATGCGCATCGACATCTGGTCCGACGTGGTCTGCCCGTGGTGCTACGTCGGGAAGCGCCGGCTCGAGACGGCCCTGGCGCAGTTCCCGCACCCGGTCGAGGTCGTCTGGCACAGCTTCGAGCTCGACCCGTCGGCGCCCGCCGAGCGGACCGGGGGCTACGTCGACCACCTCGCCGCGAAGTACGGCCGGTCGCTGGCCGAGGCGCAGGGGATGCTCGACGCGATGACCGAGACCGCTGCCGTCGAGGGCCTCGACTTCCGCTTCGACCTCGCGCGCGGCGGCAGCACCTTCGACGCGCACCGGCTGCTCCACCTGGCCGCCGCGAAGGGCCTGCAGGGCGAGCTCAAGGAGCGACTGCTGCGCGCCACCTTCACCGAGGGCGAGCCGATCGGGCACCCCGAGGTGCTGACCCGGCTCGCCGTCTCCGTCGGACTCGAGGAGGCCGAGGTCAGCTGGGTCCTCTCAGGCGAGGCCTACGCCGATGCGGTCCGTCAGGACGAGGCCGAGGCCCGGCGGCTCGGCATCTCCGGCGTGCCGTTCTTCGTCGTCGACGGGCGCTACGGCGTCAGCGGCGCCCAGCCCGCCGAGGTGCTGCTCCAGGTCCTCGAGCAGGGCGCAGATCAGCACTCGGCCGAGCAGCACGCGGGCGCGTCCTGCGACGACGAGAGCTGCACGGTCTGA